TGATGccctggggaaaaaaacaaacacaccttTATATTAGATTACATTACGACACTTGGCTGATAATTCTATTCAAATTCTCTCTTTTTTAACCAGTCTCTGTCTTAGCGCATTCAGgacgactgagaaccgtgccgctGCCCATTCCGGCACCTACTCgcaaaccggccgtcgtgttcacaccaAAGATTTTAGCGcttgcgaaccggaaagttggttcgcattgcaaaatacttgttttatctccacgaaccgtgacgactacgtggccatcagcaggttcatatgggtaacacagtcacgtgctgaaaaagttcagagcccggtttgAACACAGGCggtttgcagataagcactttaacGTAACGCAACTGTGCAGCCactggcaccggctccgttctggtcggcctgaaaacgctATCTGAGAAAAGGCAACTTACCAGAGCTTATTAGCATCTTACAGAacttattacagggtattggttacagtccttggagcaatgtgtggttaagttctttgctcaaggacacaacaacCATTACTGGTTGagggcaggatttgaacctgcaaccctacgATTCCAAActgcctaaccattaggccaccatTTCATCTAATTATGAAACTATTCACAAGGGAGACAAGCACAGAAATAAAAAATGAACTTCAGGAAATAGAATACACAAAATGACAAAAGCTGGTTTATCCAACctggaaattactcgaaaaacATAACTAAAAGATCCTGTTGATTTTCTtttagtcaagagaacaaagccGATGCGATACAAAGCTTTAGGGCACCATTTCACTTCACGTAACTTTTCCACCTTCAACAACTACTAGTGTATCCACACACCACTGACTCATGATTTCAAGAGACGGAATATGCACTGCAAAGCAGGTGAAACCAAACAGCAATGCATCTCTCTAAAGGACGCCAACATGTTCATAAAACTGATTTATACACAGAACCTAGAAAGCCAGTACATCCCACTATGCAGCTGCTATGCAGTGACAAGTTTACGGCTGAAGATAAACTCCGACTTTCCATCCCCACTGTTACCTTTTTTATAACTACATGCAGAAAGCAGAACATATCTTGCATAAGACCTGTGCAATAGGTACTACTCAATAAATCATCCAATAAGAATAAGCCTACACCTGCTTGAGTGACACATGGTTTGTAacaacagacaagacaagacaacgtTTCAAATTGTCGTTATATAGAAACTGACATACGGGACACATCTTGCACAGTCATTTATGAAGAGCATTGAACATCAGTGGTTCACACAGGGTTCCTGTTTGAACACTCACTCCAAATGGTATGGATGTAATGAGAAGATTTCGGAAGAACAACTTTTGACATTCCTTCTCTCAATAAGGGTAATCATACCTTGCAGTCAAACGTTATGTTCACAATTTATTGCCATTTTGTGCCACACATTTTAAGCACATACACAACTAACACGTGGGTTCCGTTGGTTGTCTTGAAACCATGTACATCTTTGGCATTCTCTGTGTTGCCATGTAGGCACATAAAACAAACCCTACACCTGTTTCAGTTGTGTTTTTGACCTAGTAAACCACATATGCAAAGACGCAAGGTCCCGCCAAAGACGATTGATAAAGAAGAGATAGTTCATACAGCCTTTCTTCCTGAATAGATATGATTCTCCTTGGACGACTGTTGATAAGAGATTCTTTTGGGGGTTCAGAATGAATGGAGATCACTGAGAAAATCCATTTACGAGACTGGATTTGGCCCCAATCATAGTGTGCTTGGTGTTAGTAATACCATACTGAAAAGGGTATTACTATAATGCGCGTCTCACCTTGAAGTCGAACGTGTAGTTGGTGTAAGGCATCAGGCCGTTCTCGTAGGCACTCTTCAACTTGAAGCCGTGGGTGATGCGGCCGTTGGACGTGCCATTCTTGCCGTTACAGTTGAAGTTTGTCAAGCAGTCGATGTAGCGCAGCTCCTTGAAGTCCTTGTGGGTGCTGTCCACGCCGCCCGTGCTCAGGTACTCCACCACGCCTGCAAACAGGAGACGCCGCATTGAGCCACATAACACATCAGTGAGACAAGACTTTATTGcaagcaatttgctttaattttactacAATgagcaacttttcaccagcaatttgttttaatttcacaacaatgagctggcaatttttttgccagcaatttgttgtaattttacaacaattagctggtaacttttcaccagcaattcaactcaacttcaccttactggtgcaacatgcaattaatgaagattggccaacaggctggcccacttgagtcatgaaacttcccacacattaaaaggacaggtgtttcagttattttgtccaaacactgtgtagacaattccacatatatatggaatgtttacttataaacatggatcagaatgaaaactttttggaactgaagttttgatatgtgcattaaacaagggtCAAAACCAACCCATTTAAGAATATCCATAAactttttttaaacctttttttcacCCAAAATGCTGCCTTGAGACCACCTCAAATGAATGTGCGAACTAAAAGAAACTGCAGATAGGGAGCATCTACCACCCTTGACTTAATGCCAAGAAAAGATAAAGATTGAGTTCTGAAAGTAGCTACCAAAAAATGTATTACTTTCAGGGGTTTTCATATCACATTTCATATCAAACTACATAACGTAGCTTTTTCAATGATAAGTGATAGACAGGGCCGCAGGCTAAAAAATGTGACCCTGCACACCAGTGAGAGAGTAGCCCCTCCAAACTGAATCCTCTGTGGGCAACCATGAACCATGAAGTTGACTTTTTGACATACTAAATTGTGGTCCTGATCTCCCAGGATCAGGCTGATGCTCTTATAGCGTGTTCAGGTGAACAGAGAGCCGTACCGGTGCTCATTCTCACACCTAATGTCGAACTGACTGACATGTTCATGGCAAAATGGTTGGACAATTGGTTAAACGCTGCAACCTGAAAAATACTGAACTGTGACGGCCATGTAGACGTCAgtaggttcatccaggtaacataTGACCACATTCAGTAaaatactagggatgcaccgattagggatgggatatcggtatcggtgtatcggtatcgggttcagatatcaacataattcagagatcggatcggatcggaattttcctaaagtatcggaattttcccagtactgacattgagccaggtgtaatgttaatttgaagtcataacacttgcatttcagttttcaggatgggattgttacttttttacttgttactttttagttagcctattaattggtttcctgttcttctgtcttcattttctgaccaaatagtcaacTTGGGCCTACCTGAAGTTGAAATCCGTGCatttatgtggttttggtattggatcggagtaatatcggtatcggcagatatccaaatttagatgtcaggatcggatcggaagtgaaaaaatgtgtatcggtgcatccctagcaccgataccacttttttgaaaaccaatacaagtacgagtacattaatgtgtgtacttgcagataccgagtaccgataccgataccttttaccaccaaaatataatgaaaataaatgcatggccttgtttttttccacccgtgacatttttattgtccatttccatgtagatttaaattattgtaaatgtatgaggtggcacttttttccatgctgctttcaagtccacagaacttgacaagattttgcattgttttgtgtaatagcagtatcgttcctggtatcggcacatgcttgacgagtacgagtataatgagcagtatcgggtgcccgGTGCATCCCTATAAAATACACACCCCACAACGAAAGCAggtggttcacaggtaagcactttggtTCCTAAGGCAACAGGTGCAGTAACGGGCATCAGCCTGCTTCTGGCCAGCCTGAAAACAGCATCAGTGGCATCTATGCCAGTGGATCAGACTATGATACAGGACAGCATTGTCCAGAGCCTAAGCCGTACGGTTTCTGATTTTAATGGTGGTGCCATAATTTATCCTAATGCCATACTTTAACCAGTCATGGTTAAAAAGCTTTTTAAAAGCAGTGAGCAAAATTTTCAGCGTGTTATCCTtgtatttttttcaactttttgatTATCTGTTGGAATAAATTTGCACATCTGTGCGGTTTCACAGCGCTTCCAGGTTAAACAATCAGTCCAAGAAAAGGGTACCTTCAATACCGGACAGAAGCTACAAGGTtacagagaccgagagacagagagcgagagcacgagagagagaaaatgcaagAGTGTGTGCGCGAAAGACAaaacatgagagagggagagagagagagcgagcgagcgaaagcGAGAGCAcccgagagagagggcgagacttCCTGGGCTACAGTTGAAACAGAGGTCAGTCAGACAGGTGAGTCGAGTCGGTCGGTCGGACTCACCGGAGTCTGGCAGCGAGTTGAGGTCAGCGCACAGCACGAGGGGGATGGGGTTGGTCTCCCCGGAGACGGAGGAGAGCTTGAGGCTGCGCGTGGCCTTGTCCACGATGTTCTTCACCTCCGACAGGAACATCATGGTCTGCACCAGCTTGACGTCCGAGTACTCCGGGTCCCAGTGCATGTGGGCGTTAGCCACCAGGATCAGCTGTTTCTCCATGCCGTGCAGGGGCTTGCCAGCTAcaagaggaacggagaggagattTAGAGGGTGAACCATGAGACAGGGGCTTGCCAGctacgagaggaggaggggagttggTGAAGGTGAACGAAGGTGAACGATGTGGATGGATATATTCACAATCCTGCCTTCTGCCACTGCACACTGTCTTGCCAGctaagacaagaggaggagagttTTAAAAAGTGCACCATGAGAGAAGGGAGTGACTACTGAGAATTCTGCCTCCCACCATGGTCCAGAGGCTTCCTGGCTAAGACATAAGGACAGGCACTTTAAGAGGTGAACCACGAGATGAGCGAAGGATGTAGCTATTCACAACAATCCTGCCAGCTAAGCCACAACATGAGTATAGGCATTTTAGAAAGTGAGccatgagaaaatgacattgctTTTAACTATCCAACCTCCCGCCACCATGCGTAGGCCTGCCAGCTAAGACACAGATAGGCATTTTAGAAAGTGAAACAAGAGAGAAGAATTTGAGTATGCCATCCACTGTGCAGAGGCTTGCCCGATAAGTTAACAATAACATTTTAGAAGGTTAATTAGATTAAGTGAGAGAAGGATGTGGCTATTCACAacctgaaataaataaatacatttggttGCACTGTATGTAATGGACTAAGCATCTTCAATGTCATTCTAtttaaggggcacaatgtaggatgacgcggtgcccgtggcatgcccgtCTCAAAATCGACACAGTCATGACAAAAATACTGTTTAAATAAGctcactgtgagaatgtttttcgtcacagaatgccagcagttgatacaaatctgaatacggtatgtaaagcgatttttcgtatgagaagtgactGAAGTGTTTCCAACGACACTCGTAGcagaccgctctgtcaaaaagttacatttggggttctcagtggacggaccgtgaaagtggttgggagagccatcgttcacttactaatgactcaaataagcatcaactgactcgggacagtgattatttaaacttttaatcctacattgaACCCCTTTAAACATTTGGGAGCAATTTCTAGTCAATTTGTGTCTCTTTGGGCAACACCTGTACTACTGACGTGCATGCATTCTCCATCTTTGCATCCTGCCAATCCTGCCACCGTGCAGACTGTCCAGCTATGATGAAAGTAATCGTTTGCCAGGAGGAGTTTATGACTGGCCTGTGCAGACTCTTCTCCTCAGAAACTGTTTCCTTTCACAACAAAGGTAACCCCACACATCTGCACTGACCTTGTTATACACATGTATTCTACATTTCACTCTCACACATCAAATGTTACAGATTATGCActcttgtaagtcgctttgaataagtgTCCACTAGATGTAATGAGACAATTCATAACTCTGCTCCCTGCTACCGAAAATGAACTCTAATTGCCAAAATTCCAATTAAAGACTTGTTCTTAATTGAAATCCAAAAAAACAGTCATTCAATGCAATGCGTGTGCGGGGGCAGAGAATGGAGTGTTGTGGTTGTGCCCTGAACCATACTATTGGGGATGTTCTCCCCCTTGCCCCCTGTTTCTATgccttggtgtgtgcatgtgtagaggGATAATCTCTTAAAGCCCCTTCTACTTAAAGCACCGACAAAAAGGAGCAGTGATGCAGATCTACACAGGATGTCTATGCAAAACACAGTCTCAAGCCAAAAGCATGGACTTGGGCTGTACTTCTCTTTGACGGGAGCTTGAAACCTGGATTCAACCTCCAACAGTAAGCCCAGTTGCTCATATTTACACTTCTGACCATTAAACAGCCTGGATGGATTTGAATATTCAATCCCCAAACACAGCATGCCAGAATATCCAGTGATGTCCACCTTATTGCCATGCCCACCAACCGTGcccatttcaaatgttttttggGCTACCACAGGATTAACAGTCTGCCCACAGCCCTTCTGAAAGATTTAGCACTTGCATCACAACTGCTACCCAAATTGTAATGGCGCCGCCCTTGTAACTGCGGATAATAAGGTGGATATAAAGCAAGCATATCATaacttaaaacaaaaaaaagcgtcTTACCGGATAGTTCCATCATCTCCTTGCGCACCTCCAGGAGCACAGCCACTCCAATGTTGTCCTTGGTCATGACTCGGTTGAGCATGACCTCAGAGCCTTCCGAGTTGGCCATGGCCAGCTGGTTAAACTCCACCGTGTGTTTCTGGACCAGGCTGAacctgagagggagggagagggcacACGAGAGGGGGAAGATGAGACACCGCATGGGGGCCAGAGGGCAGCAGCCAGGGGACTGTAGACTAGGAAGCTTGGAAGCTGGCCTGGCCTGGGGGATGCAAAAAACCACCATCTGTTGCCCACTGATATGACCAGACCAGGGTGGTAGTTGCCTTTTTTTCTAGCAACCTCAGTGGAGCAATACGACACCTATTGTAACAAATTGATGTTGGATCAGTCCTTCAAATATGATTTGTATGAATTTAACTAAATGAAAAGCAACACCTACAGGATACTACAGCGCACACTCTTGCAAGGTCTTCAAAGATCTAAAATACAGGAATACATTGATCTTATCTAAACGCACTAGAAGGTACAGTATATCCAGGAAATGTTAGAATCTCTAAAATggctttggtttggttttgtggTAACAGTAACTGTATTAAGGTGTACCGAGAGGGTACAAATGTTTAATTCAGGTGTCAAAAACCCAGTTCAGAAGCAGAGACCCTTCTACATTGAGCCTTGACTACTTATTAGAATCAGCTTACTCTGAGCTGGCTGGATAAAATCAAATTTAAACACATGACTGATAATTCTGGATTTGTAAAGAGAACAAATATTTTGAGCACAATCATAGAAGTCCCTCGTTGCAGTGCAGTGCTTTGTCGCTGGACTCACTTGTCGGTTTTGTAGAATATTGCACAGCCGTCGACGTGCTTGCGGTCCGACTCTGACATGGTCCTGGCTCGTGACTTGGGACTGAAGAAGCCCTCATAGCCCTGCTCCTTCAGCTCCACCAGAAAGAAGTTGTAGTACTGTTCAGTCTCAACTTCCTGttgagagaaaggggaaaacacTGTTATTTCCTACAGTGTTTAACTTCAATGTAATCGATGGCAGCATTTTGACCTGAACATTCATTGGGTCAGTATGTATACATGCGCTTCATCATTATGACACACTCAAACTTGGATTTCTCAGAAAATAAATTCTTGTGCTCACACAAAAGAGTCCCCCATAAGGAATAGAGGTAGAGAAAAGGCCAAAGAGACAAGGCACTGACAGTTCATGGCAGTAGCATCCTTATGGTCTGCGGATCTCAAACACAGAACCAAGAAACTGAATTTCAAGCCGAGTTGGCGTATTCAGTCTGCAGTCCTTTCCCCCTGCTATCatcatttcatgttttatttggtCTCTTGCTCATCTCTGATCTTGATTAGCTTTTCCTTTATTAGTAAATGccccaagattcaagatttgacATGGTCAAAAAGGCAATGACGCAATGAATTGCGTTTGGAGTAAAACACTCAGTAGCAGTGGTAGATTCCCATTTAAAGTGCAGCAAAGAACCCAACACGTTTGTGTGGTGTCTAACAACAGCCTTATCCTTGTTTTGATGGTCAGTGTTCTTGACTGCAAAAGTGCTTTTCACTGCTATTTTCAGTATACATGTATTCACTTCTTCAGATGGTGTGGACTCATAACGGTTCCTTGTTGAATAGAGATCCAAATGCAAGGTTAGACTAAAACTATGCAATGTTTACATCCTAACACTTCACTGAGTACGTCGTCATCTCCCTTGAGTTCTAACTACGGTCAACTGATTCAGAGCTAAGATAAAAGATAAAGCCTGTGGAAAACTTTTGACTTTTTGACTGGGGTTTCTTTGAACTCTGTGTCAATCGGGGCAAACAATCGATTGATAAGTAGGACAGGATGAGGGGTTATCTGAAGGTTTACAACTTTAAGACCCAGTGATGACACCCCTCAATGTATTTCACAGACCATCCAGCAACAATCCAGGGGTCGATGAAATCAATAAAAATATATTCCATTATCCCATAGGCCATGAGTGGATGTGTGTATCCAGAGATCCATAGGTTTACAGATCAAATCAATAGATCAATAACAGCGTTTCCTGCAGAATATTTGCTAGTCAAGATGGGTGGAGGGTTAGCTGGCATCAGAGATGTGACCATCGTCATTGGAAAGACTATGCTGTGCAGCCTCACATCGtatgaaccccccccccaaacagcttccaaacatttttttgtaaggcAACATCAAAAATTACATCCACAATACAAAGTATTCATCTTCTCCCCTTTCTACCTAGTAAATGTGGGAAGCGTTTGCAGTTAAGGTGCCTCCCTTAATGCCAAAGTCCTAGGGCAAGGGGAACCATTGAATAAATGGATGGAACATGATCCAAATGCCTTGAACCTAAGCGTGAGCTTACCCGGTAGGTGATCTCACCTTGAATTCTAATCACAACCAAATCCTGGCAAAGCTGTTTGGACCAAATTTGCAGAGGAATTTTGACTCTTAAACTGGGAATGACACATCTGTGACGTGTCACTGAACCAGTGATGACAATGACACCCCTAGATACAATTCAGTGACTATCCAGCTATAATGGTTGAGTCAAGACATCAACTGATACATCAGTATATAAACAGAAAAAGCAGAATATGCAATGGGTATCAGTGCAACTCATAGGTTGATCAAATTAGAGGAACAAATCGATGGGGCAGAGTGTTCCATGGTCCTCAGGGTTTCCCTCAGCACTTTGTTgccaaggcggccaccttgacaacaaacacctaccacatTGACCTTTAGATGCCCtaaaaagataaagattttgtgTTGTGGATGTAATTTGTATGCAAGTAAGTTGCTGAATGCAAGTTGATTAGCTAAAATGCATACTTTTAGGGCTTTCACATCATATTTCTTATGTAAACACTGATCACGTGTCTATGATACCAGCCAGCCCCATACCACCTTGACGAACGAAAATTCTGCGGGAAACAATGGTCCATACGCCATGAGTATTAGTGTGCGTCTTGCCTGCAAGCTGATGATGTCCGCGCTGCAGTTCATGATCTCCTGCATGATGGACTTCTTCCTGTAGTCCCAGTTGAGGGCCCAGGGGGGACAGTAGCCATACAGCTGGCGCGTGGCGTACTTGTCACACAGCACGTTGTAGCACATAACCGAGAACAGAGCTGCACAAGCAcaaagggaaggggaggaggatggatggatggatggatgcaagtCAACATCGCCATCAATATCTGTCAATCAAGGCCTTTAGTGGTTAAGCACCTTGTAAATCACCTTTAAACCAAtcctgttttagtaattgtctgATGCCATTAGAAAATTCAATTTGTTTTACATATCTGAAGTCAGATGATAGAAATAACATCATATTGGTGACCTTCAAAACACTGCATAATTTACTGTATTTCAACAGGCCATACAATTAATACAATTAATATTCTGACTAAACACAAATGAGTGAATCATGTCTGAAAGCCTGAAGCATTGAAAGAGTGGGCTGCGTGGAACATTACAGCAGGGGTTAGTGTTGTGGGTGGCAGCAGTGTACACTACCTGTTGGCCTTGTTCTGTCGGGGTCCTGCAGAGGTATCCAGGAGCGAGGGGGTGGCGGCTCAGTGGACactgaggagggaaggagaggaggaagaggaccgTCACTCACAAAAGCAATTAGAAACAGAGAGACAaccacagacgcagacacacaccctctctccctcacacacacacacacacaaacgacagaGGAAAAATCAATAGAGGCGCTCACCACGCTTAGTGCCTGCAAGATTGTCTAGCAGGTAGTTCAATAGCCGGCGAGTTCCATCGGGTTCCTGGTAGAG
This window of the Engraulis encrasicolus isolate BLACKSEA-1 chromosome 7, IST_EnEncr_1.0, whole genome shotgun sequence genome carries:
- the cnot6a gene encoding CCR4-NOT transcription complex subunit 6a; translation: MPKEKYDPPDPRRMYTIMSSEEAANGKKSYWAELEITGKVKNLSTSLWSLTHLTALYISDNSLSRIPPDIAKLHNLVYLDLSSNKIRSLPAELGNMVSLRELLLNNNQLRVLPFELGKLFQLHTLGLKGNPLAQEILNLYQEPDGTRRLLNYLLDNLAGTKRVSTEPPPPRSWIPLQDPDRTRPTALFSVMCYNVLCDKYATRQLYGYCPPWALNWDYRKKSIMQEIMNCSADIISLQEVETEQYYNFFLVELKEQGYEGFFSPKSRARTMSESDRKHVDGCAIFYKTDKFSLVQKHTVEFNQLAMANSEGSEVMLNRVMTKDNIGVAVLLEVRKEMMELSAGKPLHGMEKQLILVANAHMHWDPEYSDVKLVQTMMFLSEVKNIVDKATRSLKLSSVSGETNPIPLVLCADLNSLPDSGVVEYLSTGGVDSTHKDFKELRYIDCLTNFNCNGKNGTSNGRITHGFKLKSAYENGLMPYTNYTFDFKGIIDYIFHSQPLLNVLGVLGPLDTQWLNENNISGCPHPHVPSDHFSLFAQLELILPYPPSVNGIHLPGRR